A window of Theropithecus gelada isolate Dixy chromosome 14, Tgel_1.0, whole genome shotgun sequence contains these coding sequences:
- the LOC112607044 gene encoding olfactory receptor 51B6 — MTLNNSASTFQLTGFQGMEKAHHWIFIPLLVDYISILLGNGTLLFLIRNDHNLHEPMYYFLAMLAATDLGVTLTTMPTVLGVLWLNHREIGHVTCFSQTYFIHTLSVVESGILLFMAYDRFIAIRNTLRYTSILTNTQVMKIGVGVLTRAGLSIIPIVVHLHWFPYCRSHVLSHAFCLHQDIIKLACADITFNHLYPVVVLFAMVLLDFLAIFFSYILILKTVMVIGSGEERAKTLNTCVSHICCILVFYVTVVCLTFIHRFGKHVPHVVHITMSYIYFLFPPFMNLVIYSIKTKQIQNGILCLFSLPRSRA, encoded by the coding sequence ATGACGCTCAATAACTCTGCTTCCACCTTCCAGCTTACTGGCTTCCAAGGCATGGAGAAAGCACACCACTGGATATTCATCCCATTATTGGTAGACTACATCTCCATACTTCTTGGCAATGGaactcttctctttctcatcaGGAATGATCATAACCTCCATGAGCCCATGTACTATTTCTTAGCTATGTTGGCAGCTACAGACCTCGGAGTGACATTGACCACAATGCCCACAGTGCTAGGTGTTCTATGGTTAAATCACAGGGAGATTGGCCATGTGACCTGCTTCTCTCAGACCTATTTTATCCATACTCTTTCTGTCGTGGAGTCAGGTATCTTGCTTTTCATGGCTTATGACCGTTTCATTGCTATCCGCAACACCTTAAGATATACCTCTATCCTGACCAACACCCAGGTAATGAAGATTGGTGTAGGGGTATTGACAAGGGCTGGTCTGTCCATTATTCCAATAGTTGTTCACCTACACTGGTTTCCCTATTGTCGATCCCATGTACTCTCCCATGCTTTCTGTCTACACCAAGATATCATCAAGCTAGCCTGTGCTGACATCACCTTTAATCATCTCTATCCAGTTGTAGTTTTATTTGCAATGGTCTTGTTGGACTTTCTCGCCATCTTTTTCTCCTACATTTTGATTCTCAAGACTGTCATGGTCATTGGTTCTGGAGAAGAAAGGGCCAAGACCCTCAACACATGTGTCTCTCATATCTGCTGCATCCTGGTCTTCTATGTCACTGTAGTTTGTCTGACATTTATTCATAGATTTGGAAAGCATGTTCCTCATGTGGTTCACATCACAATGAGCTACATCTACTTCCTTTTCCCACCTTTTATGAACCTGGTTATCTATAGCATTAAAACTAAGCAGATTCAGAATGGTATACTTTGCTTATTCTCTCTGCCTCGCTCTAGAGCATGA
- the LOC112606975 gene encoding olfactory receptor 51B5, whose amino-acid sequence MWSNGSSHPFLLTGFPGLEAAHHWISLFFLFIYMSVLFGNGTLLLLIKEDHNLHVPMYFFLSMLAATDLGLTLTTMPTVLGVLWLDYREIGSAACFSQAYFIHSLSFVESGILLAMAYDRFIAICNPLRYTSIHTTTRIVKIGLGVLIRGFVSVVPPIMPLYFFLYCHSHVLSHAFCLHQDVIKLACADTTFNQLYPVVLVVFIFVLDSLIIFISYVLILKTVLSIASREERAKALNTCVSHICCVLVFYVAVIGLSLIHRFGKQVSHIVHLIMSYVYFLFPPLMNPIIYSVKTKQIKNGILHLFTTHRIGT is encoded by the coding sequence ATGTGGTCCAACGGCAGCTCGCATCCCTTCCTGTTGACTGGTTTTCCAGGCTTGGAGGCAGCTCATCACtggatttccttatttttcttgttcataTATATGTCTGTCCTTTTTGGCAATGGCACCCTCCTTCTTCTCATTAAGGAAGATCACAATCTTCATGTGCCCATGTACTTCTTTCTGTCCATGCTGGCTGCCACAGACCTGGGGCTGACCCTGACCACAATGCCCACGGTGCTGGGAGTCCTCTGGCTGGATTACAGGGAGATTGGAAGCGCAGCCTGCTTTTCCCAGGCCTACTTTATACACTCACTTTCCTTTGTCGAGTCTGGCATTCTGCTTGCCATGGCCTATGACCGTTTTATTGCCATCTGCAACCCTCTTAGATATACCTCCATACATACTACTACTCGAATAGTGAAGATTGGGCTGGGAGTTCTGATTAGGGGATTTGTATCTGTTGTTCCCCCAATCATGcccctctatttttttctctattgtcaCTCCCATGTTCTTTCACATGCATTCTGCCTTCACCAGGATGTCATTAAACTGGCCTGTGCTGATACCACCTTCAACCAACTGTACCCAGTTGTGCTTGTGGTCTTTATATTTGTGCTAGATTCTCTGATTATCTTCATCTCCTATGTGTTGATACTCAAGACTGTCCTGAGCATTGCCTCCAGAGAGGAGAGGGCTAAGGCTCTCAATACCTGTGTCTCCCATATCTGCTGTGTCCTGGTTTTCTATGTTGCAGTGATTGGATTATCTCTGATTCATCGTTTTGGAAAGCAGGTTTCACATATTGTTCACCTCATTATGAGCTATGTCTATTTTCTGTTCCCTCCACTAATGAATCCTATAATATATAGTGTCAAGACCAAGCAGATTAAGAATGGCATTCTTCACCTTTTTACTACCCATAGAATTGGAACCTGA